In Ptychodera flava strain L36383 chromosome 21, AS_Pfla_20210202, whole genome shotgun sequence, a genomic segment contains:
- the LOC139121436 gene encoding stimulated by retinoic acid gene 6 protein-like, with protein MRVVSASRYAGFQVAYAVFGFLVHFTILFAITGFLSLAILIPDILKDIALWAWPIVVIGLAITLVQYLLARFVFLQDRGRVFALDNRRLFHNCTFFAFLYNIYLGLFSSLMRLFKGMLFGALLFPRLDYSVLPRVVERFDPGYRAYVGFLQLENAHTHPVLVCFCRLLLFSRQGDEKEVAKEGGPINGTRQDAQGASKPTGHDRHRRLPRNRWFLAFTLIHNPGLQQLRHSRDRRPRSRDEDEDFDIDQIVIEGVGSTMR; from the exons ATGAGAGTG GTTTCAGCTAGTCGGTACGCTGGCTTTCAAGTTGCATATGCAGTGTTTG GTTTCTTGGTACACTTCACCATTCTCTTCGCTATAACCGGTTTTTTGAGTCTTGCAATACTTATACCTGACATCTTGAAGGATATTGCTCTATGGGCATG GCCAATCGTTGTGATCGGTCTGGCAATAACCCTGGTGCAGTATCTGCTGGCAAGATTCGTCTTTCTGCAAGACCGCGGACGTGTCTTTGCACTTGATAAcag ACGTTTGTTCCACAACTGTACGTTCTTCGCCTTCCTCTACAACATATACCTTGGATTATTCTCGTCGCTGATGAGACTGTTCAAAGGAATGCTCTTCGGTGCCCTGCTGTTTCCTCGTCTTGATTACAGCGTATTGCCTAGAGTCGTCGAAAGATTTGATCCTG GTTATCGTGCCTACGTTGGATTTCTGCAACTTGAAAATGCCCATACTCATCCAGTGTTGGTGTGCTTCTGCCGACTGCTCTTGTTCAGTCGACAAGGGGACGAAAAAGAAGTAGCAAAAGAGGGAGGACCAATCAACGGCACAAGACAAGACGCTCAAG GTGCGAGCAAGCCTACTGGGCACGACAGACACCGACGTTTACCGCGTAATCGTTGGTTCCTGGCTTTCACGCTGATCCATAATCCTGGTTTGCAACAACTACGTCATTCCAGGGACAGGAGACCACGATCGAGAGATGAAGATGAAGACTTTGATATCGATCAAATCGTCATCGAAGGGGTTGGCTCGACCATGCGTTAG